One Nitrospira sp. DNA window includes the following coding sequences:
- a CDS encoding Repair of Iron Centers di-iron protein produces MAEAKISVTFEQDHDRLDNLFQTFQEQKRKDFARAKEAFVAFKFGLQRHIVWEEDLLFPKWEENSGMAEGGPTQVMRTEHRLIGDCLEAIHRKVQEQSPDSDREEQRLLELLKSHNMKEERILYPSMDQVISEEERAAIYQAMKEMPEERYQACCGSEQS; encoded by the coding sequence GAAGATCAGCGTCACGTTTGAACAGGACCACGACCGGCTCGACAATCTGTTCCAGACCTTCCAGGAACAGAAGCGAAAGGATTTCGCCAGGGCCAAGGAAGCGTTCGTCGCGTTCAAGTTCGGGCTGCAGCGCCACATCGTGTGGGAGGAAGACCTGCTGTTCCCAAAATGGGAAGAGAACTCCGGCATGGCGGAAGGGGGCCCCACGCAGGTCATGCGGACGGAGCACCGATTGATCGGCGACTGCCTCGAGGCCATTCACCGCAAGGTGCAGGAGCAGAGTCCCGACAGTGATCGGGAGGAGCAGCGGCTGCTGGAACTGCTGAAGTCGCACAACATGAAGGAAGAGCGGATTCTCTATCCATCGATGGATCAGGTGATCAGCGAGGAGGAGCGAGCAGCGATCTATCAAGCCATGAAGGAGATGCCCGAAGAACGGTACCAGGCCTGCTGCGGGAGCGAACAATCGTGA